The Devosia chinhatensis genome has a segment encoding these proteins:
- a CDS encoding FAD-dependent oxidoreductase, with the protein MLGLSTRLECLGLQLGRLKTVTPARLNVNTINYSVLEEQPGDDPPEPFPALDRAVNTPHVSSPITRTIAETHILLVDT; encoded by the coding sequence GTGCTGGGCCTCTCCACCCGACTGGAATGCCTTGGCTTGCAGCTTGGACGGTTAAAGACCGTCACTCCGGCGCGCCTTAATGTCAATACCATCAATTATAGCGTGCTTGAAGAGCAGCCGGGCGATGATCCCCCGGAACCATTCCCCGCCCTTGACCGCGCCGTCAACACCCCGCACGTTTCCTCACCCATCACGCGCACCATCGCGGAAACTCACATCCTCCTCGTCGATACTC